A region from the Fusarium graminearum PH-1 chromosome 4, whole genome shotgun sequence genome encodes:
- a CDS encoding peroxiredoxin PRX1, with protein sequence MSAPAPLRLGSTAPNFQAETTKGNIDFHEFIGDNWVILFSHPEDYTPVCTTELGAFAKLQPEFTKRNVKLIGLSANTIQSHEGWIKDIGEVTGGNVEFPIIGDKERKVSLLYDMIDQQDATNVDEKGIAFTIRSVFIIDPKKTIRTIFSYPASTGRNAAEVLRVIDSLQTGDKYRITTPINWVPGEDVIVHPSVKNEEAKTLFPEFRIVKPYLRFTPLAKEKVLPQ encoded by the exons ATgtctgctcctgctcctcttcGTCTGGGCTCTACCGCCCCCAACTTCCAGGCCGAGACCACAAAGGGAAACATTGACTTCCACGAGTTCATCGGCGACAACTGggtcatcctcttctcccacCCCGAGGACTACACCCCCGTCTGCACCACTGAGCTCGGTGCCTTTGCCAAGCTCCAGCCCGAGTTCACCAAGCGCAacgtcaagctcatcggTCTCTCCGCCAACACCATCCAGTCCCACGAGGGATGgatcaaggacattggtgAGGTTACTGGCGGCAACGTCGAGTTCCCCATCATTGGTGACAAGGAGCGCAAGGTTTCTCTTCTCTACGACAT GATCGACCAGCAGGATGCTACCAAcgtcgatgagaagggcATTGCCTTCACCATCCGAtccgtcttcatcatcgaccccaagaagaccatccGCACCATCTTCTCCTACCCTGCCTCCACCGGCCGCAACGCCGCCGAGGTCCTCCGCGTCATCGACTCCCTCCAGACCGGTGACAAGTACCGCATCACCACCCCTATCAACTGGGTCCCTGGTGAGGACGTCATTGTCCACCCCTCCGTCAAGAAcgaggaggccaagactCTGTTCCCCGAGTTCCGCATCGTCAAGCCTTACCTCCGATTCACCCCTctcgccaaggagaaggtcCTCCCCCAGTAA